One part of the Helicoverpa armigera isolate CAAS_96S chromosome 3, ASM3070526v1, whole genome shotgun sequence genome encodes these proteins:
- the LOC110375128 gene encoding acetylcholine receptor subunit beta-like 1 isoform X1: MSAGARACLLLVAILTLLYSGWCSEDEERLVRDLFRGYNKLIRPVQNMTQKVDVRFGLAFVQLINVNEKNQIMKSNVWLRLVWMDYQLMWDEADYGGIGVLRLPPDKVWKPDIVLFNNADGNYEVRYKSNVLIYPNGEVLWVPPAIYQSSCTIDVTYFPFDQQTCIMKFGSWTFNGDQVSLALYNNKNFVDLSDYWKSGTWDIIEVPAYLNIYEGNHPTETDITFYIIIRRKTLFYTVNLILPTVLISFLCVLVFYLPAEAGEKVTLGISILLSLVVFLLLVSKILPPTSLVLPLIAKYLLFTFIMNTVSILVTVIIINWNFRGPRTHRMPLWIRSVFLHYLPTGLLMRRPRKTRLRWMMEMPGMGAPPHAAAPHDLPKHISKMEAMEMSDLHHPNCKINRAAGGGEVGALGGLGALGGLGLGGERRESESSDSLLLSPEAAKATEAVEFIAEHLRNEDLYIQTREDWKYVAMVIDRLQLYIFFIVTTAGTVGILMDAPHIFEYVDQDRIIEIYRGK, translated from the exons ATGTCGGCCGGGGCGCGCGCCTGTCTGCTGCTCGTCGCGATACTCACACTCCTCTACTCAG GATGGTGTTCCGAAGACGAGGAGCGTCTGGTCCGCGACCTGTTCCGTGGTTACAACAAACTCATCCGCCCAGTACAAAACATGACACAGAAGGTCGACGTGCGCTTCGGACTGGCTTTTGTACAACTTATTAATGTT AACGAGAAAAATCAGATCATGAAATCAAACGTGTGGCTTCGGTTAGTATGGATGGACTATCAGCTGATGTGGGATGAAGCTGACTACGGCGGCATCGGCGTACTTCGCCTGCCGCCCGACAAGGTCTGGAAACCTGACATAGTACTCTTCAACAA CGCTGACGGTAACTATGAGGTGCGATACAAATCAAACGTCCTTATTTACCCCAACGGAGAAGTTCTGTGGGTACCTCCCGCCATTTACCAG agcTCCTGCACGATTGATGTCACATATTTCCCCTTCGATCAACAAACATGCATCATGAAATTCGGATCATGGACATTCAATGGCGATCAAGTATCTCTCGCCCTATACAACAACAAGAACTTTGTAGATCTGTCTGATTACTGGAAGTCAGGAACGTGGGACATCATTGAAGTACCAGCGTACCTGAATATTTATGAAGGAAACCATCCTACTGAAACAGATATTACATTCTACATCATAATTCGAAGAAAGACTCTCTTTTACACCGTGAACTTGATCCTGCCAACAGTACTCATTTCGTTCCTGTGTGTATTGGTATTCTATTTGCCTGCTGAAGCTGGTGAAAAG GTGACATTGGGTATCAGCATTTTGCTGTCACTGGTTGTGTTCCTGCTACTGGTGTCAAAGATTCTTCCACCGACTTCCCTTGTGTTACCGCTTATCGCTAAGTATCTACTCTTCACATTCATCATGAACACCGTCAGTATTCTAGTAACCGTCATCATTATCAACTGGAATTTCAGAGGGCCAAGAACACACAG AATGCCGCTTTGGATCCGAAGTGTCTTCCTGCACTACTTGCCAACAGGACTGCTCATGCGCCGTCCGCGCAAGACGAGACTACGGTGGATGATGGAGATGCCCGGCATGGGAGCCCCGCCGCATGCTGCCGCTCCCCACGACTTGCCTAAACACATCAG CAAAATGGAGGCGATGGAGATGTCGGACCTGCACCATCCGAACTGCAAGATAAACCgagcggcgggcggcggcgaaGTCGGCGCCCTGGGAGGACTCGGTGCACTCGGCGGGCTGGGCCTCGGAGGGGAGCGGCGGGAGTCGGAGAGCTCCGACTCTCTACTGCTGTCGCCAGAAGCAGCGAAGGCCACAGAAGCAGTAGAATTCATCGCCGAACACTTACGTAACGAAGATCTTTATATTCag ACCCGTGAAGATTGGAAGTACGTAGCAATGGTGATCGACAGGCTGCAGCTGTACATTTTCTTCATCGTGACCACAGCGGGCACTGTCGGCATCCTCATGGACGCGCCTCACATCTTCGAGTACGTCGATCAGGATCGTATCATAGAAATATATCGAGGGAAATAA
- the LOC110375128 gene encoding acetylcholine receptor subunit beta-like 1 isoform X2, with protein sequence MSAGARACLLLVAILTLLYSGWCSEDEERLVRDLFRGYNKLIRPVQNMTQKVDVRFGLAFVQLINVNEKNQIMKSNVWLRLVWMDYQLMWDEADYGGIGVLRLPPDKVWKPDIVLFNNADGNYEVRYKSNVLIYPNGEVLWVPPAIYQSSCTIDVTYFPFDQQTCIMKFGSWTFNGDQVSLALYNNKNFVDLSDYWKSGTWDIIEVPAYLNIYEGNHPTETDITFYIIIRRKTLFYTVNLILPTVLISFLCVLVFYLPAEAGEKVTLGISILLSLVVFLLLVSKILPPTSLVLPLIAKYLLFTFIMNTVSILVTVIIINWNFRGPRTHRMPLWIRSVFLHYLPTGLLMRRPRKTRLRWMMEMPGMGAPPHAAAPHDLPKHISAIGAKQSKMEAMEMSDLHHPNCKINRAAGGGEVGALGGLGALGGLGLGGERRESESSDSLLLSPEAAKATEAVEFIAEHLRNEDLYIQTREDWKYVAMVIDRLQLYIFFIVTTAGTVGILMDAPHIFEYVDQDRIIEIYRGK encoded by the exons ATGTCGGCCGGGGCGCGCGCCTGTCTGCTGCTCGTCGCGATACTCACACTCCTCTACTCAG GATGGTGTTCCGAAGACGAGGAGCGTCTGGTCCGCGACCTGTTCCGTGGTTACAACAAACTCATCCGCCCAGTACAAAACATGACACAGAAGGTCGACGTGCGCTTCGGACTGGCTTTTGTACAACTTATTAATGTT AACGAGAAAAATCAGATCATGAAATCAAACGTGTGGCTTCGGTTAGTATGGATGGACTATCAGCTGATGTGGGATGAAGCTGACTACGGCGGCATCGGCGTACTTCGCCTGCCGCCCGACAAGGTCTGGAAACCTGACATAGTACTCTTCAACAA CGCTGACGGTAACTATGAGGTGCGATACAAATCAAACGTCCTTATTTACCCCAACGGAGAAGTTCTGTGGGTACCTCCCGCCATTTACCAG agcTCCTGCACGATTGATGTCACATATTTCCCCTTCGATCAACAAACATGCATCATGAAATTCGGATCATGGACATTCAATGGCGATCAAGTATCTCTCGCCCTATACAACAACAAGAACTTTGTAGATCTGTCTGATTACTGGAAGTCAGGAACGTGGGACATCATTGAAGTACCAGCGTACCTGAATATTTATGAAGGAAACCATCCTACTGAAACAGATATTACATTCTACATCATAATTCGAAGAAAGACTCTCTTTTACACCGTGAACTTGATCCTGCCAACAGTACTCATTTCGTTCCTGTGTGTATTGGTATTCTATTTGCCTGCTGAAGCTGGTGAAAAG GTGACATTGGGTATCAGCATTTTGCTGTCACTGGTTGTGTTCCTGCTACTGGTGTCAAAGATTCTTCCACCGACTTCCCTTGTGTTACCGCTTATCGCTAAGTATCTACTCTTCACATTCATCATGAACACCGTCAGTATTCTAGTAACCGTCATCATTATCAACTGGAATTTCAGAGGGCCAAGAACACACAG AATGCCGCTTTGGATCCGAAGTGTCTTCCTGCACTACTTGCCAACAGGACTGCTCATGCGCCGTCCGCGCAAGACGAGACTACGGTGGATGATGGAGATGCCCGGCATGGGAGCCCCGCCGCATGCTGCCGCTCCCCACGACTTGCCTAAACACATCAG TGCGATTGGTGCAAAACAAAGCAAAATGGAGGCGATGGAGATGTCGGACCTGCACCATCCGAACTGCAAGATAAACCgagcggcgggcggcggcgaaGTCGGCGCCCTGGGAGGACTCGGTGCACTCGGCGGGCTGGGCCTCGGAGGGGAGCGGCGGGAGTCGGAGAGCTCCGACTCTCTACTGCTGTCGCCAGAAGCAGCGAAGGCCACAGAAGCAGTAGAATTCATCGCCGAACACTTACGTAACGAAGATCTTTATATTCag ACCCGTGAAGATTGGAAGTACGTAGCAATGGTGATCGACAGGCTGCAGCTGTACATTTTCTTCATCGTGACCACAGCGGGCACTGTCGGCATCCTCATGGACGCGCCTCACATCTTCGAGTACGTCGATCAGGATCGTATCATAGAAATATATCGAGGGAAATAA
- the LOC110375176 gene encoding neuronal acetylcholine receptor subunit alpha-7 isoform X3: protein MQIIDVDEKNQLLITNIWLKLEWNDMNLRWNTSDFGGVKDLRVPPHRLWKPDVLMYNSADEGFDSTYPTNVVVRNNGSCLYVPPGIFKSTCKIDITWFPFDDQRCEMKFGSWTYDGYQLDLQLQDEGGGDISSFVTNGEWELIGVPGKRNEIYYNCCPEPYIDITFAVVIRRKTLYYFFNLIVPCVLIASMALLGFTLPPDSGEKLSLGVTILLSLTVFLNMVAETMPATSDAVPLLGTYFNCIMFMVASSVVSTILILNYHHRHADTHEMSDWIRCVFLYWLPWVLRMSRPGSATTPPPARVPPPPDLELRERSSKSLLANVLDIDDDFRHPQAQQPQCCRYYRSLDDLHEHYSPGGEENGAGLAAHSCFGVDYELSLILKEIRVITDQMRKDDEDADISRDWKFAAMVVDRLCLIIFTLFTIIATLAVLLSAPHIMVS, encoded by the exons GACGAGAAGAACCAGCTTTTAATAACAAACATCTGGCTAAAACTA GAGTGGAATGATATGAACTTGAGGTGGAACACTTCGGATTTCGGCGGGGTCAAAGATTTACGAGTGCCGCCCCACAGACTATGGAAACCAGACGTCCTTATGTACAACAG CGCGGACGAAGGGTTCGACAGCACGTATCCAACGAACGTGGTGGTGCGCAACAACGGCTCGTGCCTGTACGTGCCGCCCGGCATCTTCAAGAGCACCTGCAAGATCGACATCACCTGGTTCCCCTTCGACGACCAACGTTGCGAGATGAAGTTTGGCAGCTGGACTTATGATGGTTATCAG TTGGATCTACAACTACAGGATGAAGGGGGTGGAGATATAAGCAGTTTTGTCACGAATGGCGAATGGGAGttaatag GAGTGCCCGGCAAGCGCAACGAGATCTACTACAACTGTTGTCCGGAGCCGTACATCGACATCACGTTTGCGGTGGTGATCCGGCGGAAGACGCTCTACTACTTCTTCAATCTGATCGTGCCCTGCGTGCTCATCGCCTCCATGGCTCTGTTGGGGTTCACCTTGCCTCCAGACTCCGGAGAGAAGTTGTCTTTAG GTGTGACGATATTACTGTCGTTGACGGTGTTCCTCAACATGGTGGCGGAGACGATGCCAGCGACGTCAGACGCCGTGCCCCTGCTCGGCACCTACTTCAACTGCATCATGTTCATGGTGGCTTCCTCCGTCGTCTCCACCATACTGATCCTCAACTACCACCACCGGCACGCAGACACTCACGAAATGAGTGATTGG ATTCGTTGCGTGTTCCTGTACTGGCTGCCGTGGGTGCTGCGCATGTCGCGGCCCGGGTCGGCGACGACGCCGCCGCCGGCGCGcgtgccgccgccgcccgaccTGGAGCTGCGCGAGCGCTCCTCCAAGTCGCTCCTAGCGAACGTGCTCGACATCGACGACGACTTCCGCCACCCGCAAGCGCAGCAGCCGCAATGCTGCCGATACTACAGGTCCCTCGACGATCTACACGAACACTACTCGCC GGGGGGTGAGGAGAATGGCGCGGGCTTGGCGGCGCACAGTTGCTTCGGTGTCGACTACGAGCTCTCCCTCATTCTGAAGGAGATCAGAGTCATCACAGATCAG ATGCGCAAGGACGACGAAGATGCGGACATTTCGCGCGACTGGAAGTTCGCCGCCATGGTCGTGGACAGACTGTGCCTTATTATCTTTACCCTGTTCACAATCATCGCCACGCTAGCCGTGCTGCTGTCCGCGCCACACATCATGGTGTCGTAG